From the genome of Primulina eburnea isolate SZY01 chromosome 12, ASM2296580v1, whole genome shotgun sequence, one region includes:
- the LOC140807986 gene encoding protein MIZU-KUSSEI 1-like has protein sequence MKTIMARNPHDSFSFSRRYFHWKKKGVEDEGDEEMVEILNFNSSSKFEEKEKGKTEDINSQMRSLSLGSAKAPRKKLSVMAVSKLRSALALGKTRTKFTSGLGTKVVGTLFGHRRGHVHIAFQEDFKLSPPFLVELATPTSILVKEMASGLVRIALECEKRVQKKGFKLIEEPIWRTYCNGKKCGYAMKRECGPEEWKVLNAIGPISMGAGVLPGPGNGAESDGELMYMRAKFERVVGSKDSEAFYMMNPDGNGGPELSIYLLRV, from the coding sequence ATGAAGACTATTATGGCTAGAAATCCGCATGATTCATTCTCATTTTCCAGGAGGTATTTTCACTGGAAGAAGAAAGGTGTTGAAGATGAAGGGGATGAAGAAATGGTGGAAATCTTGAACTTCAACTCCTCTTCCAAGTTTGAGGAGAAAGAGAAGGGTAAAACGGAGGACATAAATTCCCAAATGCGTTCACTCTCTCTAGGCTCTGCAAAAGCCCCGAGGAAAAAACTCTCGGTCATGGCGGTCTCCAAGCTCCGCTCTGCTCTTGCTCTAGGAAAAACCCGAACCAAGTTCACATCCGGCCTGGGGACGAAAGTTGTGGGCACCCTTTTCGGCCACAGGCGCGGGCATGTCCACATCGCGTTTCAAGAAGATTTCAAGCTGAGCCCGCCGTTTCTGGTCGAATTAGCCACGCCCACGAGCATTCTGGTGAAGGAGATGGCCTCGGGCCTGGTCAGAATCGCTCTGGAGTGTGAGAAAAGGGTGCAAAAGAAGGGGTTTAAGCTTATCGAGGAGCCCATATGGAGGACTTACTGCAATGGGAAGAAATGCGGGTATGCGATGAAGAGGGAATGCGGGCCTGAGGAGTGGAAGGTTTTGAATGCGATCGGCCCGATCTCCATGGGCGCAGGGGTTCTCCCCGGGCCTGGAAATGGAGCAGAATCCGACGGAGAACTGATGTATATGAGAGCTAAGTTTGAGAGAGTGGTTGGGTCCAAAGATTCTGAAGCTTTTTACATGATGAATCCAGATGGCAATGGAGGTCCAGAACTCAGCATTTATTTGCTCAGAGTTTGA
- the LOC140806762 gene encoding dirigent protein 1-like, with translation MGNLSALALIFCSLLMALPSTATSKVTDKEEEVWFQRLCKGKEKVAKLHFYIQDALSNPNATVYEVARSTLTSTSSTSFGQVMVIDDKITEGPHHNSKELGRIQGIITSSDLRVLAYTLNLNIVFTAGKYNSSTLHVLGRNQILDTKRELAIVGGTGVFAMARGRYIQNTYSFDPIANYGVLECIIYVAYV, from the coding sequence ATGGGAAATCTTAGTGCACTTGCATTGATCTTTTGTTCCTTATTGATGGCTCTGCCAAGTACGGCTACTTCAAAAGTTACTGACAAAGAAGAAGAGGTGTGGTTCCAAAGACTTTGCAAAGGCAAGGAGAAGGTAGCCAAGCTTCATTTCTACATTCAAGACGCACTGAGCAATCCGAACGCCACCGTCTACGAGGTGGCTCGATCAACCTTGACATCTACTTCATCCACATCTTTTGGCCAAGTTATGGTCATCGATGATAAGATAACCGAAGGACCCCATCATAATTCGAAGGAATTGGGTCGAATTCAAGGGATCATCACCTCCTCCGACCTTCGAGTTCTGGCATATACTTTGAATCTGAACATTGTCTTCACTGCAGGTAAATATAATTCAAGCACACTTCACGTATTGGGAAGAAACCAAATATTAGATACAAAGAGAGAGTTGGCTATTGTTGGTGGTACTGGTGTTTTCGCCATGGCTCGTGGACGCTACATTCAAAATACGTACTCGTTCGATCCCATAGCCAATTATGGTGTACTAGAGTGCATTATATATGTGGCTTATGTATAA